Proteins from a genomic interval of Anatilimnocola floriformis:
- a CDS encoding PP2C family protein-serine/threonine phosphatase yields MAFDCGVQTASLTNVGMRRSVNQDSYVLIVADTHELWQQRGHFLMVADGMGAHAAGELASKMAVESSPYLYNKYVDMSAPEALERAIRESNTAIHNRGTANTDFHGMGTTASALVLLPQGAVCAHVGDSRIYRLRGSQLNQLSFDHSLQWELRASGQLTEGSELAAAVPKNVITRSLGPNANVQIDLEGPHPIEVGDVYLLCSDGLTGRVEDNELGTIMGCLPPHEAVKVLVDLANLRGGPDNITVLIAKIVKPDAATAGNQSPPLVLGGKKDLKPVNPIIWIVAGVFALAAVLLPLRSLYIPAGVSLLAALIAGIFGLVKLYSGYSKGTQLTGNRRLGKGPYTSTPCGPTPAFFSKIQHTAAELKQVAVDGHYNVDWAEYDELQRKAVAAQQANPVDAVRQLCKSITFLMNELRTQHNRKTSDSEIKL; encoded by the coding sequence GTGGCTTTTGATTGCGGCGTGCAGACGGCTTCATTGACGAACGTCGGCATGCGCCGAAGCGTCAATCAGGATTCTTACGTTCTGATCGTCGCCGATACCCACGAATTGTGGCAGCAGCGGGGCCATTTTCTAATGGTCGCCGATGGGATGGGCGCGCACGCAGCCGGCGAACTTGCCAGCAAAATGGCCGTCGAGAGCAGCCCTTACCTCTACAACAAATATGTCGACATGTCGGCGCCGGAAGCCCTGGAACGGGCCATCCGCGAAAGCAACACCGCCATCCATAACCGCGGCACGGCGAACACCGACTTTCACGGCATGGGAACAACGGCCAGCGCGCTGGTCCTGCTGCCGCAGGGCGCCGTCTGTGCCCACGTCGGCGACAGTCGTATTTATCGCCTCCGCGGTAGTCAGCTGAATCAACTTTCGTTCGATCACAGCCTGCAGTGGGAATTGCGAGCCTCGGGCCAATTGACCGAGGGAAGCGAGCTTGCCGCTGCCGTGCCAAAGAACGTGATCACGCGGTCGCTCGGCCCGAATGCCAATGTGCAAATCGATCTCGAAGGGCCGCACCCGATCGAAGTTGGCGATGTCTACCTTCTTTGCAGCGATGGTTTGACGGGCCGCGTCGAGGACAACGAGCTCGGCACGATCATGGGTTGCCTGCCGCCGCACGAAGCTGTGAAGGTTCTCGTCGACCTGGCCAACCTCCGCGGTGGTCCTGACAACATCACGGTGCTCATCGCCAAAATCGTGAAGCCCGATGCCGCCACGGCCGGCAACCAATCGCCGCCGCTGGTGCTGGGTGGCAAAAAAGATCTCAAGCCCGTGAATCCCATCATCTGGATCGTGGCTGGTGTGTTTGCCTTGGCCGCCGTGCTGTTGCCGCTGCGCAGTTTGTATATTCCCGCCGGCGTTTCGCTGTTGGCAGCGCTCATCGCGGGCATCTTCGGATTAGTAAAGCTTTACAGCGGCTATTCCAAGGGAACGCAGCTGACCGGCAATCGCCGGTTGGGCAAAGGCCCTTACACTTCGACGCCTTGCGGTCCGACGCCGGCCTTCTTCAGCAAGATTCAACACACGGCAGCTGAATTGAAACAAGTCGCCGTCGACGGTCATTACAACGTCGACTGGGCCGAATACGACGAACTGCAACGCAAAGCCGTGGCCGCTCAGCAGGCCAATCCGGTCGATGCGGTTCGCCAGCTTTGCAAATCGATCACGTTCCTCATGAACGAGCTCCGCACGCAGCACAACCGCAAGACGAGCGATTCGGAGATCAAACTGTAA